The DNA region CGCTAGGCCCTCACCTGGAGGGATGAGAGCGGGCAAACTGGTGGGTTGGCATCTGCGTCGCCTGAGGGTCGGGATGGCCCTCTCGCAAGAGGCTTTTGCTGTAGACGCTGGCGTCGACCGGTCTTTCGTGGGGCGAATAGAGCGCGGACTTGAGAATCCTACCGTCGAGACGCTCGAAAAGTTTGCGGATGTGCTGGGGGTTCACCCTTACGAACTGCTGTTGCCTGTCAAGGGTAGCGACAAGAAGCCGGAGACCCTAAGGCGTGGACGAAAGAAGCAATAAATTGGCAGGCTCCCGCGGACGTGGGCCTAAACTTGGAGATATTCGACTGCGGCAAGTTCGCCTTCGACGAACACCGCCGCAGTAAGCGCGCGACCGAAGACGGCGCCAGTGTCGAGGTTGATCCGGTTCAGGCGAATGTCGGGCTGGCCGGAGCGGATTGGAGTATGGCCGTGCACAATGAGACGGTCATGGTTTGCGGCGGAAGACAGAAACGGCTCACGACTCCGCAGTAGATCGTCGCGGTTTTGTCGATCGAGCGGCCCGCTTTGTCGGAAGCCCGCGTGCGCGAAGTCTTCGAATTTGAGGGGCAGGGGTTCGAACGGCGCGGCCGCGTGATGTTTTGTGCCTATGCGCTGCGATTGACTAGCATGCGAACCGACTAATTTTGTAAGGCGGCCAAAATAAGTCGTCGGATCGACGATAGAAACCTATTTTTACATTTCTTAACCCAAAGCCTTGGGTCCGAATCGTACTGTTGCACCAAGTTGTCCGGAGGGCGCGCACTTTGGAGCGTTCGAGGAGGTCCCCTGAGTTAGATCAATCGACTGGGAAGCGGTGGGAAAGGATATGGAGAATGAGACCCTCAATGATGAGAATTGCCATCATTTGCGATCCAACAGATTCAAGACTCGGGTGGTAGTCAATGTCGCGTGTCTTGATGTGTGTTTGCGTCAGTCTAGGATGCGCTGTTGACGCGCTTTGTAGCCTTAAGTTGGGCTCGAGAGCCTGCCTTCCCTCCGCGTATTCAATGCCGACAATCGAGCAGTCAACGAAGAGCGTCCCTGCGCCGTTGACTAAGAGAGGTTTGTTCTCGTCCTGCAAAGACATGTGGGCGTCTAACGGCATCTTTGCGAAATCGTTAGTGCGCGACAGCGAAGGCGAGGCCTCTATCGCCAAGTCGCAGCACGCCTTGCCGGCAGTGTTCTTGTGCGCGGCGCGAATCCGCTGATCGTTGAGGCCCAAGAAGTTGTCAAATCGCTCGCCGGAGATTTCGGCCAGTTGCTGGTCATGACTATGCCCTTCGGAAGGGTCTCAGGTTCGCCAAGATCGTGATCGGGACGCGCAGGAAACCTGCCACTTGCGAAGCGTTCGGCTCAGCACCTGGGTTGGTCGCAACTGCATTGGGCGCAGTGGCCGTAGAAGAATGCGCCCGTCCATGGCCAACAGCTGAATAACTCGATAGGCGACAATGAAAGTCGTTCTGAAAAGAACCCGCGTTTTCATGCTGCTTGCTTTTGCCTTATTGCCGGCCGGCTGCGCCGTAGGGCCCGACTACCGGAGCCCGTCGCTCGACTTGCCCACACGCTGGAGCGGCGACAAGAACAAGCGAGAGCCGCAGCCGCCCGTGCTGGCGCAGTGGTGGCGGCGGCTCAACGATCCGTTGCTGAACCAACTGATCGACGAAGCCGTGCAGGGCAATTTGGACGTTGCGGCCGCGAAGGCGCGCATCCGCGAGGCGCGTGCCTCGCGGCGGCAGGCCATCGGTGCGCTGTTTCCTTCGATTGAGGGCTCGGGCTCGGCCACCCGCAGCCGCACGGCTACCACCACCACGGACGACATTACGACGCCGCCGAGTACGGGCAATCAATTTCAGGCGGGCTTCGATGCAAGCTGGGAGCTCGACCTGTTCGGCGCCAACCGCCGCGCGGTCGAAGCGGCGACATATAACGTCGATGCGTCCGAGGATGACCTGCGCTCGACCCTGCTGACCCTGATCGGCGACGTCGCGTCGTATTACGTCGACGCCCGCGGCTATCAGGCCCGCGCCGCGTTGGCGCGCCGAACCGCCATCTCGCAGCGGGAAACCGCCGCTCTGACTCAGAATAAGTTCAACGCGGGCTCGGCGTCTGCCGTCGATACCGCCAAGGCGCTGGCACAGGCTGCGAGCACCGAGGCCAACGTCCCGACCAACGAGGCATCCTACAGGGAGTCTCTCCATCGGCTTGGCGTGCTGCTGGGGCGCGATCCGACAGCGCTGGCGTCGCGGCTTGCGCGCGTGACGCCAATTCCGGCGCCGCGCTTGCCGTTGCCGAGGGGCATCCCCGCGGATGTGCTGACGATGCGGCCGGACGTGCGTAAGGCCGAACGGCAGCTTGCGCAATACACCGCCAAGATCGGCCAGGCCGAGGCCGCGCTCTATCCGGATGTCAGTCTCAGCGGGTCGGTCTCGACCACGGCGCTCAAGCTCGGTGATCTCGGCAAGAACTCGACCATCGGGTGGTCGTTTGGTCCGACGGTCAGCGTTCCGATTTTCAACGGTGGCAAGCTGCGCGCCGCCGTCGAAGTCGCAGAGGCGCAGCGCGATGAATATCACGTCGCCTGGCGTAGCGCCGTCCTGACGGCGCTGGAGGATGTCGAGAACGCCACGGTCTCGCTTGCGCAGGAGCGCATCAAGATCCGCAGCCTGACCGAATCGGCTCAGCGCTATGGCGAGGCCGCGCGGCTGTCGCATACGCTCTATGAAAACGGATCGAGCAGCTTCCTCGATGTGCTCGATGCCGAACGCTCGCAGTTCTCCGCCGAGGACACGTTGCTGCAGAGCCGGGTCAACATCGCCAAGGACTATGTCGCGCTGGCGAAGGCTCTTGGTGGCGGTTGGGACGGCGCAATCGATGCCGGCAAGCCGGAAGTGGTCGATACCGACACCGGTCCGCATCTTCCCGGAGCGCTCCGATGAGCTTCGATCGGACGATCTATCCTTGAGGCGCTAGCGCTGGCCATGCAGATGATCAACGATGTCGCCAAGGCAAAAGCCGATCGTGCCGCCGCCGTCGATTTTCCCCCACGGCCGGCAAACGACCCGCCGCCAGTTGTGCCAGCGCCGCGCCGCAAGTCGCCGATACGGCGGCGCGTGTTGCTCGCGGCCGCTGTGCTGGCGGTGGTCGCGATCGGATGGGGCATAAAGGCGGCCTTGTCGCCCAGTCCGACCGCCAATCTGATGACGGCGCCGGTCACTGTCGGCGATATCGAGCAGACCGTTCTTGCGACGGGCACTCTGAAGCCGGTCAAGCTCGTGGCTGTCGGGGCGCAGGTCTCCGGCCGGGTCGTGTCGCTGAAGGTCGCGCTCGGCCAAAAGGTCAAGGTCGGGGATTTGATCGCGGAGATCGACTCCGTGACGCAGCAAAACACGCTGCGCACCAACGAGGCTGCGCTGCAGAACACCCGCGCCCAGCGTGCGGAGAAGGAAGCGCTCCTCACGCTCTACGAAGCCAATCTCGCGCGCCAGCAAATGACGTTGGCGCAAAAGGCGTCGTCACGCGCCGACTACGACACCGCGGAAGCCAACGTCAAGACCACGCGGGCACAGATTGCCCAGCTCGATGCCCAGATCATCGAGGCCGAGGTCGCGATCGAGACGGCGCGCGTCAATCTCGGTTACACCCACATCACCGCGCCCATCGACGGCACCGTGCTCTCGATTGTCACCCAGGAAGGCCAGACAGTGAACGCCGTGCAGTCGGCACCGACCATCGTCGTGCTCGGCCAGGTCGACACCATGACCGTTCGCGCCGAGATATCCGAGGCCGACGTCGTGCGGGTGAGGCTCGGCCAGAAGGTCTATTTCACCATTCTCGGTGATCCGGGACACCGCTATCACGCGAGCCTCGAATTCATCGAACCGGCGCCGGAATCGGTCAAGACCGACAGCAGTTTCACGTCCACCACCACGTCCTCGTCGAGCAGCAGCTCCTCTTCCTCCTCTTCATCATCCACGTCGTCGGCGATCTACTATAACGGCATCTTCAATGTGCCGAATCCCGACGGCGATCTGCGCACCTACATGACCGCGGAGGTCCATATCGTGCTTGGCGAGGTGCACAATGTGCTGACCGTTCCTGCGGCTGCGCTGGGCGAAGCCGGAGCAGGCGATATCTACAAGGTGAGGGTGGTCGAGTCATCCGGGTCCGTCGCCACGCGCGCCGTGAAAGTCGGCCTCAATAATAAGATCACGGCCGAGATTTGCGATGGTCTTAAAGCCGGCGAGCAGGTGGTGATCGGCACTGCGGCTACCGACACCACGTCGAAGAAAACGGCCGGCCCGCCGCCAGGGATGTAAGTATGGGCGAGCCTCTGATCGTTCTCGACAAGGTCAGCCGCGTCTATACCTCGGGCGAATCCACCGTCGTCGCGCTTGATCGTATCGATATCCGCATCGACGCCGGCGAGATGGTCGCGATCGTGGGTGCATCAGGCTCGGGTAAGTCGACGCTGATGAACATCCTCGGCTGCCTCGATCGTTCGACCTCCGGTCATTACCGCATCGCCGGCCGCGATGTCGCCTCCCTCGATGGGGACGAACTCGCCGCGCTGCGGCGAGAGCACTTCGGTTTCATCTTCCAGCGTTATCATCTGCTCGGCGAGCTCACCGCGATCGGCAATGTAGAGATGCCGGCGGTCTATGCCGGGCTGTCGTCCGCCGATCGCCACGACCGTGCGGCGGGCTTGCTTCATCGTCTCGGCATGGACAAGCGTCAGGCGCATACGCCGGGGCAGCTCTCAGGCGGTCAGCAGCAGCGTGTGTCCATCGCGCGTGCCCTGATCAACGGCGCCGACGTGATCCTGGCCGACGAACCGACCGGTGCACTCGACAGCCGCAGCGGCGAAGAGGTGTTGCGCATTTTGGACGAGATCCACGCCGAAGGCCGCACGGTGATCATCGTCACGCATGACATGGCGGTGGCCCGGCGCGCGCGGCGGATCATCGAGTTGCGCGACGGCGCGGTCGTCTCGGATCGTCCTAATGCCGACGATGACGCCGCCGTTGCTAAGATGCGTGCGGCCGGTGTCCAAGGCGCCGGAATTGGTGTGCCGCGGGCACCACGTTGGCGCGCAGGATTGAGCCGTTTTTGGGAAGCGCTGCGCATGGCGCTGTCGTCGATGAATGCCCATCGCCTGCGCGCGCTCCTGACCATGCTCGGCATCATCATCGGTGTCGCCTCGGTGGTCTGCGTCGTCGCACTGGGGTCGGGCTCGCAGGAGCGGGTACTGGCCAATATCAACAGCCTCGGCACCAATACGCTCGAGATCTTTCCGGGCAAGGATTTTGGCGATACACGCTCGGCCAAGATCAAGACCCTCGTGGTGGCGGATGCGCGGGCGCTGGCGCAACAGCCTTATGTGGCCGCTGTGGCGCCGACAGTGTCGACCTCCAGCACGCTTCGGTTCGGCGCGATCGAGGCCAGTGCGCAGATCAGCGGTGTCGGCGAACAGTACTTTCAGGTCAAGGGCACCCAACTTGCCGAGGGCGGCTTCCTCGATGCGGACAGCGTGCGCAGCTATGCCCAGGATGCGGTGATCGATGACAACGCGCGCAAGGCGCTGTTTCCCGACGGCACGACAAGCCCTGTAGGCCAGGTCATCCTCGTCGGTCGAGTGCCGTGCCGCGTTGTTGGTGTCACCCGTCAGCAGCAGAGCGGCTTCGGTTCCAGCGCCAATCCGACAGTGTATCTGCCCTACACCACGGTACAGGCGCGCTTCCTCGGTGATCGGTCGCTCCGCAGCGTCAGCGTCCGCGTCAACGATACGACATCGACGGATGCGGCCGAGCAGGCGGTCACGCGTCTGCTGACCGAGCGCCACAACGCCAAGGACTTCTTCATTCTCAACACCGACGACATTCGACGCACCATCCAGAGCACCACCCAGATTCTGACGTTGCTGGTCGCAGCCATCGCCGTGATCTCCCTGATCGTCGGCGGCATCGGGGTGATGAACATCATGTTGGTGTCCGTCTCCGAACGCATCAGTGAGATCGGTGTGCGCATGGCGGTTGGCGCCCGCCAGACCGATATCCTGCAGCAGTTCTTGATCGAGGCCGTGCTGGTGTGCCTGATCGGCGGCACGCTCGGGATCGGCCTCGCTGTTGGTTTCGGCGCGGTGTTCAACGTCTTCGACGTGGGCTTTAGGCTCATCTATTCGACGACGTCGGTTGTGGTCGCCATCGTGTCTTCGACGATAATCGGTGTCGCATTCGGCTATATGCCGGCGCGCAATGCATCGAAGCTCGATCCTGTCGTGGCGTTATCGCGGGAGTAGACGGCAACGTAAAGGTATTCACGAGGCCTAGATCATGGTCCTGTGCGGAGCGACTCCGTGGAGGAATATCGAAACGCAACGTCGGATGTGCGTTTGCAGCTCTTTGGGCGTCGGCATGGTAAGTCCTAGGCCGGGCCTGAAGATCCGGCTGAACACCATATCCATGAGAATGGACGCGGCACTGTCGACGTCGTCAATGGCAATGCGTCCGCGCTTCTGCTCGCCGGCGAGCCATGCCGCCAATTCGGCCTGTGACGCGTCGACGCCGTGCCGTCGCACGATCCGCTGAAGTTCAGGGAACTTCGGTGCTTCCGCCATGATCGCAAGAATGACGGCGATCCGCTCCTGATTGGTCTGAGCGCTGATATCGATCTTGAAGATGGTCTCGAGCGCGACATTGAGCGGCAGCGCATCGTAGTCGCCCGGGAGTGCAAGCACGCTCTGCCGATGTGCGTCAATGACGGCAGCTAACACTGCGGCTTTGTTTGGGAATAGGCGATACAGCGTCTGCTTCGAGATTCGGCATAGTGCGGCAACGTCATCTGTCGTGGTCCGTCCGTATCCCTTTTCCACGAGCAGGCGGCCCGCACATGCAATGATGTTTGCGCGTTGCGTGTCGTCCGGCATCACCTTTGGTCGTCCGCGCCGGCGATGCGCGGATTGTGGCTTTTTCGCAGCTTTCACGATGTCGGGGCTTGTACGGGATTTCGGCATTTAAATTCGGATACCGTTCTTAAGTTGACTCTTCGCGCCAGTGATAATAATAGTACCAAACAGTACTGTAAATGCGGATGCATTCGTCGATGCATGAAAGCAAATTCTTTTCCGCCAGGGCGCGCGGCCGCGCCGTGGCGCTCGTGTTCGTTTTGTCGCTTGCCGCCTGCGGTCAGGAGAGCGCGCAAAAGACCAGTGTCTTGCCGCGCCCGGACGTGAGTGTCGTTACGCTGCATCCGCAATCCGTGGTGATCACGACCGAGTTGCCGGGCCGCACGACAGCATCGCTGACGGCGGAAGTGCGCCCACAGGTCGGCGGCATCATTCAATCGCGCCTGTTTCAGGAGGGTGGCGAAGTCAAAGTCGGCGATGTCCTCTATCAGATCGATCCGGCTCCCTATCAAGCATCTCTAGACAGCGCATTGGCGTCCTTGCGGAAGGCGGAAGCGTCTGTGCCGAGCGCGCAGGCCAAGGTCGATCGTTATCAATCCTTGGCCAAACAGAGCGCCGTCAGCAAGCAGGACCTCGATGACGCCTTGGCAACGTTGGCACAAGCGCAAGCGGACGTCGCGTCGGGCAAGGCGAGCGTCGAAACCGCCCGTATCAATCTCGAATACACGAAGATCACGGCGCCGATCGGCGGTCGGATCGACAAATCGTCGCTCACGCCGGGCGCGTTGGTGACCGCAAGCCAAACTACAATTCTCACCACCATCCGCACCATCGACCCGATCAACGTCGACGTGACGGAGTCCAGCACCAACCTGCTCAACTGGCGCAAGGCCATCGGCGAGGGGCGGCTGAAATTCGCGGGACCCGACATAAGCGTGAAGTTGCTGCTCGAAAACGGCACGACCTACGCGCACCTCGGCAAGTTCGCTTTCGTCGAGTCGAACGTCAGCGAGACCACAGGCACGTTCGCCTTGCGCGCGACCTTCCCCAATCCGGACCGGCTGCTGCTGCCCGGCATGTATGTGCGTGCAATTATCGAACAGGGCGTGGCCGAGAACAGCTATGTCGTGCCGCAGCGCGCCGTCACACGCGACACCAAGGGTGAAGCGACGGCCATGTTCGTCGGCAAGGACGGCAAAGTGGTGCAGCGGGTGCTGACGATCGACCGCAATGTCGGCAACAACTGGCTGGCGAGCGCCGGCGTCCAGGACGGCGACCGGGTGATCGTCGAAGGCGCGCAGCGCGTGCGGCCGGGTCAGGATGTCACCGGGACCGAAGTGACGATCGACGAGAACACGGGCGAGGTGCTCGAGCGCAAGCAGGGCTCGCTCGATTCTACGCAAACGGCGCAGGGTGGTGGGACGTCGGGCGCTTCCTCGGCGGGGAAGTAGCGCATGTCTCGTTTTTTCATAGACCGACCGATTTTCGCCTGGGTCATCGCCATCGTCATCATGCTCGGTGGCCTGTTGGCGTTGCAGACACTTTCGGTCTCGCAATATCCGCAGATCGCTCCGACCACGGTGCGCATCTCGGCGAACTATGCTGGCGCCGATGCGCAGACAGTCGAGAACTCGGTGACGAAGGTCATCGAGCAGGGCATGACCGGCATCGACAATCTCGACTACATCACCTCGACGTCGACCTCGACCGGGCAGTCGCAGATCACGATCACCTTCACCAATGCGGCCAATCCCGACACCGCGCAGATGCAGGTGCAGAACAAGCTGCAACTGGTGACGACGATGCTGCCGCAGACGGTGCAGAACACCGGGATCTCGGTGACCAAGTCGTCTACTGGCTTCCTGATGGTGATCGCGTTCGTGTCGACGGACGGGAAGTTGAATTCGGACGATCTCGCCGACTTCGTCAGCAGCACGCTCAACGATACGCTTCGGCGAGTCGAGGGCGTCGGCGACACGCAGCTCTTCGGCTCCGGCTACGCGATGCGGATTTGGATGGATCCGGACAAGCTCGCGAAATACGCGTTGATGCCGAGCGATGTCTCGGCCGCGATCGAGGCGCAGAACACGCAAGTGTCGGCCGGCCAGCTCGGCGGATTGCCAGCGCGGGGAGGCCAGCAGCTCAATGCCACGGTGACCGCACGCAGCCGCATGCAGACGCCGGAGCAGTTCCGCAACATCATCCTCAAGAGCACGACCGAGGGTTCGCTCGTCCGCCTGAATGACGTCGCAACCGTCGAGCTCGGTGCGGAAAGCTATGTCACCAGCGCGGGCTACAACGGCATGCCGGCCGCCGGCCTTGCCATCAACCTGGCGACCGGCGCCAACGCCATCAGCACGGCACAGGCGGTGCAGGACACGATTGGTCGGCTTTCCTCGACATTTCCGCCGGGTGTCGAGGTCGTCTACCCCTATGACACGACGCCGTTCGTCCGGCTGTCGATCGAAGAGGTGGTCAAGACGCTGATCGAGGCGATCATTCTCGTCTTCATTGTCATGCTGGTCTTCCTGCAGAACATTCGCGCCACCATCATTCCGACGCTAGCCGTCCCCGTGGTGCTGCTCGGTACATTCGGCGTGCTGGCCGTGTTCGGCTATTCGATCAACACGCTCACGATGTTCGCGATGGTTCTGGCGATCGGCCTTCTGGTCGACGACGCCATCGTCGTGGTCGAAAACGTCGAACGCGTCATGGAAGAGGAGGGGCTTTCGCCGCGCGAAGCGACGCGGAAGTCCATGGACCAGATCACGGGTGCGTTGGTCGGCATCGCCACGGTCCTGTCCGCCGTGTTCGTGCCGATGGCGTTCTTCGGCGGCTCGGTCGGTGTCATCTACCGGCAGTTCTCGGTCACGATCGTCTCCGCGATGGTCCTGTCGGTACTCGTCGCGCTGATCCTGACGCCGGCCCTGTGCGCCACCATCCTGCGGCAGCGCGACAGCCACGGCGCGCAGACCGGCTTCTCCGGCTGGTTCAACCGGATGTTCGATCGCGGCTCACGCGCCTATCGTCGCGGCACGCAGGCGATCGTCCAACGATCGATGCGTTTCCTGGTCCTCTTCCTGGTGCTGATCGGCGGCGTTGGCGTGATGTTCGTGCGCCTGCCGAGCTCGTTCCTGCCGCAGGAAGATCAGGGCATCCTGATGACCATCATCCAGCTTCCGGTCGGCGCGACCCAGGACCGGACGCTGCGCGTGCTCGACCAGGTGAAGGACTATTACCTCAAGCAGGAGAAGGACGCGGTGGAGGGCGTGTTCACGACTGCGGGCTTCAGCTTCAGCGGACAGGGGCAGAATGTCGGCATCGCCTTCGTCCGGATGAAGTCGTTCGACGAACGCAAGTCGCCGAACCTTTCGGCGCAGGCCGTGGCCGGGCGCGCCATGATGGCATTCCAGAAGATCAAGGACGGCATGGTCTTTGCGCTCGCGCCGCCGGCCATTCAGGGCATGGGCACGAGCAACGGTTTCGATTTCTATCTGCAGGACATCAACGGCGCGGGCCACGAGAGGCTGATCGAGGTCCGCAATCGCCTGCTGGCGGCCGCCGGCCAAAGCAAGCTGCTTGCCAATACGCGTCCGAACGGACAGGAAGACGAGCCGCAATACGCCATCGAGATCGACGAGGAAAAGGCCAGCGCGCTCGGCGTGTCCCTGGGTGATATCAACGCGACTTTGTCGACGGCCTGGGGCAGCAGCTACGTCAACGATTTCATCGACCGTGGCCGCGTCAAGAAAGTCTATCTGCAAGGCGACAAGAACTTCCGCATGCAGCCGGACGATCTCGGGCGTTGGTATGTGCGCAACTCATCGAATGTGATGGTGCCGTTCTCCGCCTTCGCGACAGGCCATTGGAAGTTCGGATCGCCCCGGCTCGAACGCTACAACGGCGCTTCCGCGGTCGAGATTCAGGGCGAAGCAGCCGCGGGCGTGAGCTCGGGCACGGCGATGAACGAAATCGATAACCTGATGACGCAGCTCCCGGCGGGCTACGGCCACCAGTGGACCGGTCTTTCGGCGCAGGAGCGTCTTTCGGGCAACCAGGCGTCCGCGCTGTACGCGATCTCGGTTCTCGTCGTTTTCCTGTGCCTGGCCGCGCTCTACGAGAGTTGGTCGACCCCCTTTGCCGTCTTGCTGGCGGTTCCGGTCGGCATTTTCGGCGCGCTGCTCGCGGCTTTGCTGTTCGGCCAAACCAACGACGTCTACTTCAAGGTGGGCCTGCTGACGACCATCGGCCTGGCCGCGAAGAACGCCATCCTGATCATCGAGTTCGCGATCCAGCGACATGAATCCGGTCTCGGCCTGGTGGAGGCGACGCTCGAGGCGGCCAGTCAGCGTCTGCGGCCGATCCTCATGACGTCGTTCGCCTTCATTCTCGGTGTGGCGCCGTTGGCTTTCGCGAGCGGCGCGGGCTCGGGCGCGCAGAACGCCATCGGCATCGGCGTGATGGGCGGCATGATCGCGGCGACGGTGCTGGGCATCTTCTTCATCCCGCTTCTTTTCGTGCTGGTGCGGCGTCTGTTCGCCCGCGGGCG from Pseudolabrys taiwanensis includes:
- a CDS encoding helix-turn-helix domain-containing protein; its protein translation is MALSQEAFAVDAGVDRSFVGRIERGLENPTVETLEKFADVLGVHPYELLLPVKGSDKKPETLRRGRKKQ
- a CDS encoding efflux transporter outer membrane subunit gives rise to the protein MLLAFALLPAGCAVGPDYRSPSLDLPTRWSGDKNKREPQPPVLAQWWRRLNDPLLNQLIDEAVQGNLDVAAAKARIREARASRRQAIGALFPSIEGSGSATRSRTATTTTDDITTPPSTGNQFQAGFDASWELDLFGANRRAVEAATYNVDASEDDLRSTLLTLIGDVASYYVDARGYQARAALARRTAISQRETAALTQNKFNAGSASAVDTAKALAQAASTEANVPTNEASYRESLHRLGVLLGRDPTALASRLARVTPIPAPRLPLPRGIPADVLTMRPDVRKAERQLAQYTAKIGQAEAALYPDVSLSGSVSTTALKLGDLGKNSTIGWSFGPTVSVPIFNGGKLRAAVEVAEAQRDEYHVAWRSAVLTALEDVENATVSLAQERIKIRSLTESAQRYGEAARLSHTLYENGSSSFLDVLDAERSQFSAEDTLLQSRVNIAKDYVALAKALGGGWDGAIDAGKPEVVDTDTGPHLPGALR
- a CDS encoding efflux RND transporter periplasmic adaptor subunit, with the translated sequence MINDVAKAKADRAAAVDFPPRPANDPPPVVPAPRRKSPIRRRVLLAAAVLAVVAIGWGIKAALSPSPTANLMTAPVTVGDIEQTVLATGTLKPVKLVAVGAQVSGRVVSLKVALGQKVKVGDLIAEIDSVTQQNTLRTNEAALQNTRAQRAEKEALLTLYEANLARQQMTLAQKASSRADYDTAEANVKTTRAQIAQLDAQIIEAEVAIETARVNLGYTHITAPIDGTVLSIVTQEGQTVNAVQSAPTIVVLGQVDTMTVRAEISEADVVRVRLGQKVYFTILGDPGHRYHASLEFIEPAPESVKTDSSFTSTTTSSSSSSSSSSSSSSTSSAIYYNGIFNVPNPDGDLRTYMTAEVHIVLGEVHNVLTVPAAALGEAGAGDIYKVRVVESSGSVATRAVKVGLNNKITAEICDGLKAGEQVVIGTAATDTTSKKTAGPPPGM
- a CDS encoding MacB family efflux pump subunit — its product is MGEPLIVLDKVSRVYTSGESTVVALDRIDIRIDAGEMVAIVGASGSGKSTLMNILGCLDRSTSGHYRIAGRDVASLDGDELAALRREHFGFIFQRYHLLGELTAIGNVEMPAVYAGLSSADRHDRAAGLLHRLGMDKRQAHTPGQLSGGQQQRVSIARALINGADVILADEPTGALDSRSGEEVLRILDEIHAEGRTVIIVTHDMAVARRARRIIELRDGAVVSDRPNADDDAAVAKMRAAGVQGAGIGVPRAPRWRAGLSRFWEALRMALSSMNAHRLRALLTMLGIIIGVASVVCVVALGSGSQERVLANINSLGTNTLEIFPGKDFGDTRSAKIKTLVVADARALAQQPYVAAVAPTVSTSSTLRFGAIEASAQISGVGEQYFQVKGTQLAEGGFLDADSVRSYAQDAVIDDNARKALFPDGTTSPVGQVILVGRVPCRVVGVTRQQQSGFGSSANPTVYLPYTTVQARFLGDRSLRSVSVRVNDTTSTDAAEQAVTRLLTERHNAKDFFILNTDDIRRTIQSTTQILTLLVAAIAVISLIVGGIGVMNIMLVSVSERISEIGVRMAVGARQTDILQQFLIEAVLVCLIGGTLGIGLAVGFGAVFNVFDVGFRLIYSTTSVVVAIVSSTIIGVAFGYMPARNASKLDPVVALSRE
- a CDS encoding TetR/AcrR family transcriptional regulator produces the protein MPKSRTSPDIVKAAKKPQSAHRRRGRPKVMPDDTQRANIIACAGRLLVEKGYGRTTTDDVAALCRISKQTLYRLFPNKAAVLAAVIDAHRQSVLALPGDYDALPLNVALETIFKIDISAQTNQERIAVILAIMAEAPKFPELQRIVRRHGVDASQAELAAWLAGEQKRGRIAIDDVDSAASILMDMVFSRIFRPGLGLTMPTPKELQTHIRRCVSIFLHGVAPHRTMI
- a CDS encoding efflux RND transporter periplasmic adaptor subunit produces the protein MHESKFFSARARGRAVALVFVLSLAACGQESAQKTSVLPRPDVSVVTLHPQSVVITTELPGRTTASLTAEVRPQVGGIIQSRLFQEGGEVKVGDVLYQIDPAPYQASLDSALASLRKAEASVPSAQAKVDRYQSLAKQSAVSKQDLDDALATLAQAQADVASGKASVETARINLEYTKITAPIGGRIDKSSLTPGALVTASQTTILTTIRTIDPINVDVTESSTNLLNWRKAIGEGRLKFAGPDISVKLLLENGTTYAHLGKFAFVESNVSETTGTFALRATFPNPDRLLLPGMYVRAIIEQGVAENSYVVPQRAVTRDTKGEATAMFVGKDGKVVQRVLTIDRNVGNNWLASAGVQDGDRVIVEGAQRVRPGQDVTGTEVTIDENTGEVLERKQGSLDSTQTAQGGGTSGASSAGK
- a CDS encoding efflux RND transporter permease subunit; its protein translation is MSRFFIDRPIFAWVIAIVIMLGGLLALQTLSVSQYPQIAPTTVRISANYAGADAQTVENSVTKVIEQGMTGIDNLDYITSTSTSTGQSQITITFTNAANPDTAQMQVQNKLQLVTTMLPQTVQNTGISVTKSSTGFLMVIAFVSTDGKLNSDDLADFVSSTLNDTLRRVEGVGDTQLFGSGYAMRIWMDPDKLAKYALMPSDVSAAIEAQNTQVSAGQLGGLPARGGQQLNATVTARSRMQTPEQFRNIILKSTTEGSLVRLNDVATVELGAESYVTSAGYNGMPAAGLAINLATGANAISTAQAVQDTIGRLSSTFPPGVEVVYPYDTTPFVRLSIEEVVKTLIEAIILVFIVMLVFLQNIRATIIPTLAVPVVLLGTFGVLAVFGYSINTLTMFAMVLAIGLLVDDAIVVVENVERVMEEEGLSPREATRKSMDQITGALVGIATVLSAVFVPMAFFGGSVGVIYRQFSVTIVSAMVLSVLVALILTPALCATILRQRDSHGAQTGFSGWFNRMFDRGSRAYRRGTQAIVQRSMRFLVLFLVLIGGVGVMFVRLPSSFLPQEDQGILMTIIQLPVGATQDRTLRVLDQVKDYYLKQEKDAVEGVFTTAGFSFSGQGQNVGIAFVRMKSFDERKSPNLSAQAVAGRAMMAFQKIKDGMVFALAPPAIQGMGTSNGFDFYLQDINGAGHERLIEVRNRLLAAAGQSKLLANTRPNGQEDEPQYAIEIDEEKASALGVSLGDINATLSTAWGSSYVNDFIDRGRVKKVYLQGDKNFRMQPDDLGRWYVRNSSNVMVPFSAFATGHWKFGSPRLERYNGASAVEIQGEAAAGVSSGTAMNEIDNLMTQLPAGYGHQWTGLSAQERLSGNQASALYAISVLVVFLCLAALYESWSTPFAVLLAVPVGIFGALLAALLFGQTNDVYFKVGLLTTIGLAAKNAILIIEFAIQRHESGLGLVEATLEAASQRLRPILMTSFAFILGVAPLAFASGAGSGAQNAIGIGVMGGMIAATVLGIFFIPLLFVLVRRLFARGRQSGDDAQSGEVADSHGA